One genomic segment of Longimicrobium sp. includes these proteins:
- a CDS encoding phosphoribosyltransferase family protein gives MVEPIPFPRTGDDGGGGASDTLELSWELFGELCRALAIRVAHEYEPDLVIGIATAGVIPAATVAGILQVEFESMKISRRDGSAVARPAPMVLSSAPPRARGRRVLIVDELTTSGDTLRLALAAVREVGPAEVRTATSFVRPGGYRPDFFALETPALIVFPWDRQVIERGELVTPSIYTGPILHA, from the coding sequence ATGGTTGAGCCGATTCCGTTCCCCCGCACTGGCGACGACGGCGGAGGTGGCGCGTCGGACACGCTGGAGCTCTCGTGGGAGCTGTTCGGCGAGCTCTGTCGCGCGCTGGCCATCCGCGTGGCGCACGAGTACGAACCGGACCTGGTGATCGGCATCGCTACGGCGGGCGTGATCCCGGCCGCGACCGTCGCGGGGATCCTGCAGGTGGAGTTCGAGTCGATGAAGATCTCGCGGCGCGACGGGAGCGCGGTGGCCCGTCCGGCGCCGATGGTCCTATCCTCGGCGCCGCCGCGTGCGCGTGGACGGCGCGTGCTGATCGTGGACGAGCTCACCACCAGCGGCGACACGCTGCGGCTGGCGCTCGCCGCCGTGCGCGAGGTGGGGCCGGCCGAGGTGCGCACCGCCACCTCCTTCGTGCGCCCCGGCGGCTACCGTCCCGACTTTTTCGCCCTGGAGACGCCCGCGCTCATCGTCTTCCCCTGGGACCGCCAGGTGATCGAGCGCGGCGAGCTGGTGACCCCGTCCATCTACACGGGCCCGATCCTCCACGCCTAA